A window from Saccharomyces eubayanus strain FM1318 chromosome XIV, whole genome shotgun sequence encodes these proteins:
- the PSY2 gene encoding Psy2p produces MSLPGTPTTSPTPMDEDIEQTVSVNTEPKRVKVYILENNEWKDTGTGFCIGEVDENKLAYLVVSDEDSPTETLLKSKLEGNIEYQRQEETLIVWKDLGGKDIALSFEESMGCDALCEFIVHVQRNIESNISLVTVKSSDNGLGSVHDIITGPVTLPSNCSEQNGQTLLEALRILNENTSFDFLKNETIEFILQSNYVDTLISHFHKAEEEKIPKDLFLLSNIIKTLILYNQRDILESMVEDDRIMGIVGILEYDTEYPTSKANHRKYLGSKGPNFKEVIPLENEDLKIIMKKCFRLQFLKDVVLVRFLDDHNFNLISEIVMDLETCIIDFLQVGTFLDRLIELYDTDIIPDSSVEREKFVQKRKDGIRLLQQCVQMSINLDAHDRSKFYKTLVRKGLFKVLDYAFHMETDSNVRILATDTIITIIEHDILLIHNVQNENSFKQQHKLAPDDKCSTRSNSQDYNSSTDSKLLLILSTILLTDKSPGLREQVVQALNTLLHPEGCLSNGEGSYDIMSRSNNESKNTSEDFPNFGYGLNSDSINLDNYNYNNEDMNNLDATESESEFQIMEYFTNFYNKIAPILFGRLIKRDATTEMTEMNGKIKKTQKDDLLLIHLVKLVSFICTEHDRVLSRRFILENGILDSVSNLIKGNHILQLRLTAVRCIKNIICLDDKYYHRYMISKNLYAPIFKLFQENIDKNNLANSCIQDFCRIIIMECRIHRDDDHNRRENSNGTCNKSSNITKPNGNNSRTNFTILNKYLVQTYGSILRRATYIPFIQDMLKFGEESQSEHSSLENGLEGENDVSVNIPSDGLASNHLEDIDMKNVKRLHSEIEHFDNDPHYSGDQLAFKKSVDQMNAST; encoded by the coding sequence ATGTCGTTACCGGGTACACCAACGACTTCTCCAACCCCGATGGATGAGGATATTGAACAGACTGTCTCCGTTAACACTGAGCCCAAAAGAGTAAAGGTATACATCCTTGAAAACAACGAATGGAAAGACACAGGAACTGGGTTTTGTATTGGAGAGGTagatgaaaacaaactcGCATATCTTGTTGTCTCAGACGAAGACTCACCAACTGAAACTCTATTAAAATCTAAATTAGAAGGAAATATTGAATACCAAcgacaagaagaaacacTTATCGTTTGGAAAGACTTGGGCGGGAAGGATATAGCCTTGAGTTTTGAGGAAAGCATGGGATGTGATGCCCTATGTGAATTCATCGTCCACGTTCAAAGAAACATAGAATCGaatatttctttggttACCGTTAAATCTAGCGACAATGGACTCGGATCCGTTCATGACATTATAACAGGCCCCGTGACATTACCCTCTAATTGCTCTGAGCAAAATGGCCAAACATTACTAGAAGCTCTAAGAATCTTGAATGAAAACAcctcttttgattttttgaaaaacgagACCATAGAATTTATTCTCCAGTCGAACTACGTTGATACATTAATTTCTCATTTCCAtaaagcagaagaagaaaaaataccGAAGGACTTATTTCTATTAAGTAATATTATTAAGACTTTGATACTTTACAATCAAAGGGATATACTGGAATCAATGGTCGAAGATGATAGGATTATGGGAATAGTAGGTATCCTGGAATACGACACTGAATATCCCACATCAAAGGCTAACCATAGAAAATATCTGGGTTCAAAGGGGCCCAATTTTAAAGAAGTCATTCCACTTGAAAACGAAGACctaaaaataataatgaaaaaatgttttcGATTGCAGTTTTTAAAAGATGTGGTACTAGTACGGTTTCTGGACGATCATAACTTTAATTTAATCTCGGAAATCGTAATGGATTTAGAAACATGCATCATCGACTTTCTTCAAGTGGGGACTTTCTTAGATAGGCTGATAGAGCTTTATGATACTGATATCATTCCAGATAGCTCCGTAGAGAGAGAAAAGTTCGTACAAAAACGTAAAGACGGTATCAGATTACTCCAACAATGTGTTCAAATGTCCATTAATTTAGACGCGCATGACCGTTCCAAGTTTTATAAGACACTTGTCCGAAAGGGTCTATTCAAAGTCTTAGATTATGCATTTCACATGGAAACTGATAGTAACGTTCGCATTTTGGCTACCGATACTATCATTACCATCATCGAGCACGACATATTGCTGATTCACAACgttcaaaatgaaaactcTTTCAAACAACAACACAAATTGGCCCCGGATGACAAATGTTCTACACGAAGCAATTCACAGGATTACAACTCCAGCACTGACTCCAAGCTATTATTAATACTTTCAACGATTCTTTTAACCGACAAAAGTCCCGGGTTACGCGAACAAGTTGTGCAAGCGCTAAACACGTTGCTTCACCCAGAAGGATGTCTCAGTAATGGTGAAGGTTCGTATGATATCATGAGTAGATCCAACAacgaatcaaaaaatacctCTGAAGACTTCCCAAATTTCGGTTATGGATTGAATTCGGATTCAATTAATTTGGACAATTACAACTAcaataatgaagatatgAATAATCTAGACGCAACAGAGTCTGAATCAGAGTTTCAAATTATGGAATATTTCACCAATTTTTACAATAAAATTGCTCCAATACTATTTGGGCGACTAATCAAAAGAGATGCCACAACAGAAATGACAGAAATGAATggtaaaataaaaaagactCAGAAAGACGATCTTTTGTTGATTCATTTAGTAAAGCTGGTATCATTTATTTGCACTGAGCATGACCGCGTTTTGTCTAGGAGATTCATACTAGAAAATGGTATACTAGATTCTGTCAGCAACCTCATCAAAGGTAACCATATACTGCAACTAAGGCTAACAGCGGTAAGGTGtattaaaaatatcatatGTCTTGATGATAAATACTATCATCGATACatgatttccaaaaatcTGTATGCACcaattttcaaactcttcCAGGAGAACATAGACAAAAATAATCTTGCAAATTCATGCATTCAAGATTTTTGTCGAATTATCATAATGGAGTGCAGAATACATCGAGACGATGACCATAACAGAAGGGAGAACAGCAACGGTACTTGTAATAAAAGCAGTAATATCACCAAGCCAAATGGAAATAACAGCCGGACAAACTTTACCATATTAAACAAATACTTAGTTCAAACTTATGGTAGCATTCTAAGAAGAGCTACTTATATTCCGTTCATTCAAGATATGTTGAAATTTGGAGAGGAAAGTCAATCAGAGCATTCAAGTTTAGAAAACGGCCTTGAAGGCGAAAATGATGTTTCAGTAAATATACCATCAGACGGATTGGCTTCTAATCATTTAGAGGATATCGATATGAAAAATGTCAAAAGATTACATTCAGAGATTGAGCATTTTGACAATGATCCTCATTATTCCGGTGACCAGTTAGCATTTAAGAAAAGCGTCGACCAAATGAATGCAAGCACATAA
- the GCR2 gene encoding Gcr2p produces the protein MHHQSKLDVFIIRAYNLLSNESVISGASLQSVTNSPQTATNTPSGMVNGMVSTGITNPAGLVGSDGTPNIDEIITSNGNNALAKNNSDSANATPNGNSSSTSAISNTSNHTNNGNNASTSTASNGIYTQAQYSQLFAKISKLYNATLSSGSIDDRSTSPKSAIELYQRFQQIVKELELSFEASPYAKYFRRLDERLWQIKSDTELENDELWRLVSMSIFTVFDPQTGQILTQGRRKGNSLNTSTKGSPSELQGINNGNINGNNGSINNANSMKNNYGNKNASTSRTKKRGTRVAKNAKNGKSNKNANKERNSIADASTFNNATISNPGTNMLFDPSLSQQLQRRLQTLSQDVNSRSLTGYYTQPTSPGSGGFEFGLGHADLNPNAANNSSMGYNTMTNNGSHSWKRRSLGSLDVNTLDDEAVEELLQLTNTNKRQRPITTSDGALINDGTDTNLNTNNTQMKVDLNPPNNIAPIDTEAVIRPLKEAYDSIVSEKGQRIMQLERELELQRQETQWLRKMLIEDMGCVRSMLRDLQR, from the coding sequence ATGCATCATCAATCGAAGTTAGATGTATTTATAATCAGAGCTTACAATTTACTTTCTAATGAGTCAGTCATTAGCGGCGCATCTCTACAAAGTGTTACAAACTCACCGCAAACAGCAACAAATACCCCGTCTGGTATGGTCAACGGCATGGTTAGTACAGGGATTACTAATCCAGCAGGGTTAGTGGGGTCTGATGGCACACCTAATATCGATGAGATTATTACTAGCAATGGCAATAATGCTCTGGCGAAAAACAACTCAGACAGTGCTAATGCAACGCCGAATGGTAATTCAAGTTCCACCTCTGCCATAAGCAATACCAGCAATCACACTAACAACGGGAACAACGCGAGCACTAGTACGGCGTCCAATGGAATTTACACGCAGGCCCAATATTCTCAACTTTTTgccaaaatatcaaaactTTATAATGCTACGCTATCATCAGGTTCAATCGATGATAGATCTACCTCTCCAAAATCGGCAATCGAACTGTATCAAAGGTTTCAACAAATCGTCAAAGAGCTAGAACTAAGCTTTGAGGCCAGTCCTTACGCAAAGTATTTCCGCCGGTTGGATGAAAGACTTTGGCAAATTAAGTCTGACActgaattagaaaatgacGAGTTATGGCGTTTAGTCTCAATGAGTATATTCACCGTGTTCGATCCGCAAACTGGCCAAATTTTAACTCAAGGACGTAGGAAGGGAAACTCTTTAAATACATCTACTAAGGGTTCCCCATCAGAGTTACAAGGAATAAATAATGGGAATATCAATGGGAATAATGGTAGCATCAACAATGCGAATAGTATGAAAAACAACTATGGGAACAAGAATGCATCAACCAGCCgaaccaaaaaaagaggtaCCAGAGTGGCTAAAAATGCTAAAAATGGGAAAAGCAATAAAAACGCTAATAAGGAAAGGAATAGCATTGCAGATGCAAGCACATTTAACAACGCAACGATAAGCAACCCGGGAACCAATATGCTATTCGACCCTTCATTATCTCAGCAGTTACAAAGACGATTACAAACACTGTCACAAGACGTCAACTCTCGTTCCTTGACAGGATATTACACACAACCAACCAGTCCTGGGTCAGGGGGATTCGAATTTGGCTTGGGTCATGCTGATCTGAATCCAAATGCTGCGAACAATAGTAGCATGGGCTACAATACAATGACCAATAATGGATCACATTCATGGAAACGAAGATCACTGGGTTCACTAGACGTTAATACGTTGGACGATGAAGCAGTTGAAGAACTCTTACAACTAACAAACACAAATAAAAGACAGAGACCAATAACAACAAGCGATGGTGCCTTGATAAATGACGGTACAGATACCAATCTAAACACAAACAATACCCAAATGAAAGTTGACCTAAATCCTCCAAATAATATTGCACCAATTGACACAGAAGCGGTAATACGCCCTTTGAAAGAAGCCTACGACTCTATTGTTTCTGAGAAGGGGCAAAGAATTATGCAGTTGGAGAGGGAATTAGAATTACAACGTCAAGAGACTCAGTGGCTAAGAAAAATGTTAATTGAAGACATGGGCTGTGTTAGAAGTATGTTGAGGGATTTACAAAGATGA
- the NNR1 gene encoding NADHX epimerase yields the protein MSALKVVSSKLAAEIDKELMGPQIGFTLQQLMELAGFSVAQAVCRQFPLKDKTEAEKGKHVFVIAGPGNNGGDGLVCARHLKLFGYNPIVYYPKRSERTEFYKQLVHQLNFFKVPVLSQDEENWLEYLKPEKTLCIVDAIFGFSYKPPMREPFKSIVEELCKLQDRIPIVSVDVPTGWDVDKGPISQPAINPAVLVSLTVPKPCSTYIREKHTAHYVGGRFIPRDFANKYGFEPFGYESTDQILKL from the coding sequence atgtCAGCGTTGAAAGTCGTTTCTTCCAAGCTTGCAGCTGAGATCGACAAGGAGCTGATGGGCCCTCAAATCGGATTCACTTTACAGCAATTAATGGAATTGGCTGGGTTTAGTGTTGCACAGGCTGTATGCCGCCAATTTCCTTTGAAGGACAAGACTGAAGCAGAGAAGGGCAAACACGTATTCGTTATTGCTGGACCTGGTAATAATGGCGGGGATGGTCTTGTATGTGCAAGACATTTAAAGCTTTTTGGCTATAACCCTATTGTTTACTACCCTAAGAGGAGTGAGCGCACTGAATTCTATAAGCAACTGGTTCACCAGTTAAATTTCTTCAAGGTCCCTGTATTGTCACAAGATGAGGAAAATTGGCTCGAATACTTAAAGCCAGAAAAGACCTTATGTATTGTGGACGCAATCTTTGGCTTTAGTTACAAACCTCCAATGAGAGAGCCATTCAAGAGTATCGTTGAAGAACTGTgtaaattacaagaccgTATTCCCATTGTTTCTGTAGATGTCCCCACAGGTTGGGACGTGGATAAGGGTCCAATCTCACAGCCTGCAATCAACCCTGCGGTTCTTGTATCTCTAACTGTTCCCAAACCGTGCAGCACATACATCAGAGAAAAGCACACAGCTCATTACGTGGGAGGAAGATTCATTCCTCGAGATTTTGCCAACAAATACGGATTTGAGCCTTTCGGTTACGAGTCCACCGACCAGATATTGAAGTTGTAA